In one Bradyrhizobium sp. 4 genomic region, the following are encoded:
- a CDS encoding RNA pyrophosphohydrolase, which produces MARYEDLPYRTCVGVMLLNKDGLVFIGRRAGGIEHVDDTHVWQMPQGGVDPGEDNWEAAKRELYEETSVRSVERLGEVPDWLTYDIPRTVAGRTWKGRYRGQRQKWFAVRFTGKDSEINVEKPGGGHKAEFVSWRWEPMRNLTGLIVPFKRPVYERVVKEFSPLAQD; this is translated from the coding sequence ATGGCGCGTTACGAGGATCTGCCCTACCGGACCTGCGTCGGCGTGATGTTGCTCAACAAGGACGGACTGGTGTTCATCGGCCGGCGTGCCGGCGGCATCGAGCATGTCGACGACACCCATGTCTGGCAGATGCCGCAGGGCGGCGTCGATCCCGGCGAGGACAATTGGGAGGCCGCCAAGCGCGAGCTCTATGAGGAGACCAGCGTGCGTTCGGTCGAGCGGCTCGGCGAGGTTCCGGACTGGCTCACTTACGACATTCCCCGCACGGTCGCCGGGCGCACCTGGAAGGGCCGCTACCGCGGCCAGCGCCAGAAATGGTTCGCGGTCCGCTTCACCGGCAAGGACAGCGAGATCAACGTCGAAAAGCCCGGCGGCGGCCACAAGGCCGAGTTCGTGAGCTGGCGCTGGGAGCCGATGAGGAACCTGACTGGGCTGATCGTCCCGTTCAAGCGCCCGGTCTACGAGCGCGTGGTGAAGGAATTTTCCCCGTTGGCGCAGGATTAA
- a CDS encoding RNA pyrophosphohydrolase: MTTEKPYRPNVGIALFNADGRVLIGHRFKGDGPEIILPGLDWQMPQGGVDEGEDLRDAALRELWEETSVKSATYLGETDWLTYEFPPYDGPQTHRLAKFRGQRQKWFALRFTGKDDEIDPLTPRNGQPAEFDAWRWERLDRVPDVVVPFRRHVYSAVAQQFARFAN, translated from the coding sequence GTGACCACTGAAAAACCTTACCGTCCCAATGTCGGAATCGCGCTGTTCAACGCCGATGGCCGCGTGCTGATCGGGCACCGCTTCAAGGGCGACGGCCCCGAGATCATCCTGCCGGGCTTGGACTGGCAGATGCCGCAGGGCGGCGTCGACGAGGGCGAGGATTTGCGCGACGCCGCGCTGCGCGAGCTCTGGGAAGAGACCAGCGTCAAGAGCGCAACCTATCTCGGCGAGACCGACTGGCTGACTTACGAATTCCCGCCCTATGACGGGCCGCAGACGCATCGGCTGGCGAAATTCCGCGGCCAGCGCCAGAAGTGGTTCGCGCTGCGCTTCACCGGCAAGGATGACGAGATCGATCCGCTGACGCCGCGCAACGGGCAGCCCGCCGAGTTCGACGCCTGGCGCTGGGAGCGGCTCGACCGCGTCCCCGATGTCGTGGTGCCGTTCCGCCGCCACGTCTACAGCGCAGTGGCGCAGCAGTTTGCGCGGTTCGCAAACTGA
- a CDS encoding divergent polysaccharide deacetylase family protein produces MTETADDLSAPLGRDKPRRKRRLRLPFTAMQLLAVLLGLFLVSFAGFAIFNKDPLGGEPMTRLAIREPNAADKAGDDKPAASGHGQDSKQETKHETKEAPKQAGEQKTVTMIDGSTGTRHDVVIGGDPAGKSEAASASAPPPVMAGIDPKLLEKSRYGMIPAISGDLKPFNVYAADADRAKAAKMPVVAILIGGLGVGAAKTTDAIMRLPAAVTLAFTPYGSDPGKLAERARAQRHEIFLQIPMEPYDFPDNDPGPQTLLTSLSADQNMDRLYWHLSRMQGYAGLTNFMGARFIATEPAMQPIIREAAKRGLGFFDDGSSPRSIAPQAAGSLAMPFGKGDIAIDAVPTPAEIDRALTKLEAAARERGVAVGTASALPVSIERIGAWTKTLGDRGILLVPLTTAMLKSKSS; encoded by the coding sequence ATGACTGAAACGGCCGATGATCTGAGCGCCCCGCTCGGACGGGACAAGCCGCGCCGGAAACGCCGGCTGCGGCTGCCGTTCACGGCCATGCAGCTGCTCGCTGTCCTGCTCGGCCTGTTCCTGGTCAGCTTTGCCGGCTTCGCCATCTTCAACAAGGATCCGCTCGGCGGCGAGCCGATGACGCGGCTCGCGATCCGCGAGCCCAATGCCGCAGACAAGGCGGGTGATGACAAGCCGGCCGCTTCCGGCCACGGTCAGGACAGCAAGCAGGAGACGAAGCACGAGACCAAGGAGGCGCCGAAGCAGGCGGGCGAGCAGAAGACCGTCACCATGATCGACGGTTCCACCGGCACGCGCCACGACGTGGTGATCGGCGGCGATCCCGCCGGCAAGAGCGAGGCGGCCTCGGCCTCCGCACCGCCGCCCGTCATGGCCGGGATCGACCCAAAACTTCTCGAGAAATCGCGCTACGGCATGATCCCCGCGATTTCCGGCGACCTCAAGCCGTTCAACGTCTATGCGGCGGATGCCGACCGCGCCAAGGCCGCCAAGATGCCGGTGGTCGCGATCCTGATCGGCGGCCTCGGCGTCGGCGCCGCCAAGACCACCGATGCCATCATGCGGCTGCCAGCGGCGGTGACGCTGGCCTTCACGCCTTATGGGTCCGATCCAGGAAAACTCGCCGAGCGCGCCCGCGCCCAGCGCCACGAGATCTTCCTCCAGATCCCGATGGAGCCCTATGACTTCCCCGACAACGATCCGGGGCCGCAGACGCTGCTGACGTCGCTCAGTGCGGACCAGAACATGGACCGGCTGTACTGGCATCTGAGCCGGATGCAGGGCTATGCCGGCCTCACCAATTTCATGGGCGCCCGCTTCATCGCAACGGAGCCGGCGATGCAGCCGATCATCCGCGAGGCGGCCAAGCGCGGCCTCGGCTTCTTCGACGACGGCTCCTCGCCGCGCAGCATCGCGCCCCAGGCCGCCGGCAGCCTGGCGATGCCGTTCGGCAAGGGCGATATCGCGATCGACGCGGTGCCGACCCCGGCCGAGATCGACCGCGCCCTAACCAAGCTCGAAGCGGCGGCGCGCGAGCGCGGCGTGGCCGTGGGCACCGCCTCCGCCCTCCCGGTCTCGATCGAGCGCATTGGCGCCTGGACCAAGACATTGGGCGACCGAGGTATCCTTTTGGTGCCATTGACAACCGCGATGCTGAAATCAAAATCCAGCTAA
- a CDS encoding adenylate/guanylate cyclase domain-containing protein, whose product MKRKIAAIFAADIAGYSRLVAEDEEETLRRLASYREVVDDFIARAGGRIFNTAGDAVLAEFPSAVDAVRCAIDIQESLRTRNMAYPPSRQMSFRIGITIGDVVERDGDLLGDGVNIAARLEGLAEVGGICVSRAVHEQVANKLSVQFADIGAQEVKNIPTPVHAYMVAMRRGDGSYATPQIKKVTKAEPAPNWMWPLVVGVVSIVAIGVGGFLYFTKLETTRAPAIAATVPSPVSSPAPSVAASTAPSPSATTAVKAPMPIPAPSASPMAGKFPADSVPFINERIRNYLAGDYSAAGDYKAFALNVGGFTGASLNQPNEEAARNAALDQCQKRADAAQSPRRCELYAVGNTIVYTHGKPPMPLQPFVRHDAVTERAFASKDFPMVRDPAKVRLENMYVPAAKSRAVALGPGGQYFMVMGASSAEDAARRSLESCGAIAGVACLVVAVDENFVVPIPTLLRITGFFHAASNASIVADARDEVVRKLADGMGWNAVAVGTAGRPGLGVRAADEQSAVNSALADCAKRDSDCHVIAIGPFTVGPIN is encoded by the coding sequence ATGAAACGCAAGATCGCAGCGATTTTCGCAGCCGATATTGCCGGCTATTCACGACTGGTCGCGGAAGACGAAGAGGAGACGCTGCGGCGTCTCGCCTCCTATCGCGAGGTCGTCGACGATTTCATTGCCAGGGCGGGCGGACGCATCTTCAACACCGCGGGCGACGCCGTGCTCGCGGAATTTCCGAGCGCAGTCGATGCGGTGCGCTGCGCGATCGATATCCAGGAATCCCTGCGAACCCGCAACATGGCCTATCCGCCAAGCCGGCAGATGTCGTTCCGCATCGGCATCACCATCGGCGACGTGGTCGAGCGCGACGGCGATCTGCTCGGTGACGGTGTCAATATCGCCGCTCGGCTCGAGGGCCTCGCCGAGGTCGGCGGCATCTGCGTTTCCCGCGCCGTCCACGAGCAGGTCGCCAACAAGCTGTCGGTGCAGTTCGCCGATATCGGCGCGCAGGAGGTCAAGAACATCCCGACGCCGGTGCACGCCTACATGGTGGCGATGCGGCGCGGAGACGGCAGCTACGCGACGCCGCAGATCAAGAAGGTGACAAAGGCCGAGCCCGCGCCGAACTGGATGTGGCCGCTGGTGGTCGGTGTCGTCTCCATCGTCGCCATCGGCGTCGGCGGCTTCCTCTATTTCACCAAGCTCGAGACCACGAGGGCGCCGGCGATCGCAGCGACCGTGCCAAGCCCCGTATCGAGCCCTGCGCCCAGCGTGGCTGCATCAACAGCGCCAAGCCCATCAGCCACCACGGCGGTGAAAGCGCCGATGCCCATCCCGGCACCATCGGCTTCGCCGATGGCCGGCAAGTTTCCCGCCGACAGCGTCCCCTTCATCAACGAGCGCATCCGCAACTACCTGGCGGGCGACTATTCCGCTGCCGGCGACTACAAGGCGTTCGCGCTCAATGTCGGCGGCTTCACCGGCGCGTCGTTGAATCAGCCGAACGAGGAAGCTGCGCGCAACGCCGCACTCGATCAGTGTCAGAAGCGCGCCGATGCCGCGCAGTCGCCGCGGCGCTGCGAGCTCTATGCGGTCGGCAACACTATCGTCTACACGCACGGCAAGCCGCCGATGCCGCTGCAACCGTTCGTCCGGCATGATGCCGTGACCGAACGCGCCTTCGCCTCGAAAGACTTTCCGATGGTGCGTGATCCCGCCAAGGTCCGGCTCGAGAACATGTACGTGCCCGCGGCAAAATCCCGCGCGGTCGCGCTCGGCCCGGGCGGTCAATATTTCATGGTGATGGGCGCATCATCCGCCGAGGATGCCGCGCGGCGTTCGCTGGAATCGTGCGGCGCGATCGCCGGCGTCGCCTGCCTGGTCGTTGCGGTTGACGAGAATTTCGTCGTGCCGATCCCGACCCTGCTCCGGATCACCGGCTTCTTCCACGCGGCGTCCAACGCCTCGATTGTCGCCGATGCGCGCGACGAGGTGGTGCGCAAGCTCGCCGATGGCATGGGCTGGAACGCCGTCGCGGTCGGCACCGCGGGCCGGCCGGGCCTCGGTGTGAGGGCCGCCGACGAGCAGTCCGCCGTCAATTCCGCACTCGCCGACTGCGCCAAGCGCGACAGCGATTGCCACGTCATCGCGATCGGCCCGTTCACGGTGGGCCCGATCAACTAG